Within Corynebacterium timonense, the genomic segment TACGGCGACACGGCAGCGGAGGCGATCGGCGCGTGGCTGAGAGTCGGGCGACCCGAACTGGCAAGGGCCGACACGCAGGCTCTCTTCGTCGGAGCCCGCGGCTGGCGCATCGACCCGCGCCAAGTCCGCCGCATCGTCTCCGCCGCGGCAGCCCGCTCGGGAGCGAGCGATATCACCCCGCACTCGCTGCGTCACAGCGCCGCCACCCACATGCTCGAAGGGGGAGCGGACCTGCGCGTGGTCCAGGAGCTGCTTGGCCATTCCAGCCTGAGCACCACGCAGATCTACACCCACGTGTCCGCGCAGCGTCTCAAGGCGGTCTACGACCGCGCGCACCCGCGCGCCTAGGGCCCGCTAGGGTGCGGGTACAGGCTTGAGTCTGATCGTGGGGGCGCTGAGCAGCGACAGCGGGTTGATGTAGGTGTCGGGCCCGGTCAGCGCGCCCCAGTGCAGCCCCTCGTGGGCGTGCGACGCGGCGAGGGTGCCGATCACTTGGCCTTCGTCGACGGTGTCGCCGACGCGAACTCGGGCGTGGACGGGCTGGTAGGTGGTGCGGATGCCTTCCGGGTGGTCGATGGACACGGTGGGTACCCCGACGACGACGCCGACGTAGGCGACGGTCCCGGCGCCGGCCGCTCGCACCGGCTCGCCGGGGGAGAGCGCAAGGTCGACGCCGCGATGTCCCGGCAGCCAGTTCTTCTCGGGGATCTGCGCGGAGCGGGTCACCCGCGCAGCAGCAGGCGTGCCGCGCGAGGGGTCGATCCACGCGGCCGCGACGGGGGCGGTGGCGAAAAGGACGACGGCCGACATTAGGAGGGCGGAAAGACAGCGCATGGGACAGAAATAACACGGTGGGGCGCTGGTAGGGCGTCGACAAGCTTTGCCCTGTGGATAGGTTCCCGCGCTGTCCACAACTGTGCAGCTCAATTGGTATTTCTTCGCTCGAGGCGCTAATGTTGTTGCGGCAGTCTTTTTGGGCTGACGACGCGCGCCGGAAAATGCCAGCTCAGCAACGGTGCCACAGTACGAGGGTGCGGGGCTTGCACGGTGCTAGGGCGCGGGATAAAAACCCGCGCAGTACGACATCAACCGAACTACTTTTCTCCGAAGGAGACCATTCCCATGGCAGTTGTTACCATGCGCGAACTCCTCGACGCGGGTGTGCACTTTGGCCACCAGACGCGTCGCTGGAACCCGAAGATGCGTCGCTTCATCTTCACCGACCGCAACGGTATCTACATCATCGATCTGCAGCAGACGCTGACCTACATCGACGAGGCTTTCGAGTTTGTGAAGGAAACCGTCGCGCACGGCGGCACCCTCCTCTTCGTCGGCACCAAGAAGCAGGCGCAGGAGCCCATCCAGGAAGAGGCGGAGCGCGTCGGCATGCCGTACGTCACCCACCGCTGGCTCGGTGGCATGCTCACCAACTTCCAGACCGTGTCCAAGCGTATTGCCCGCATGAAGGAGCTCCAGGCGATGGACGCCGCCGAGGACGGCTACGCCGGCCGCGGCAAAAAGGAAGTCCTCATGCTCACCCGCGAGCGCATCAAGCTTGAGCGCGTTCTCGGCGGCATCGCGGACATGTCCAAGGTTCCCTCCGCACTGTGGATCGTGGATACCAACAAGGAGCACATCGCCGTCTCCGAGGCCCAGAAGCTGCGCATCCCCGTCGTGGCCGTGCTGGACACGAACTGCGACCCGGATGTCGTCGACTTCCCGATCCCGGGCAACGACGACGCGATCCGCGCCGTGAAGCTGCTCACCCGCATCGTCGGCGAGGCTGTCGTGGCCGGCAAGCAGCAGCGCGAGGAGCGCCAGCTCGCCGCAGCCCGAGAGGCCGCCGGTGACACTGAGGACAAGCGCGACGCAGACGCGGTCCAGGCCTCTCAGGCGACCGCCGAGGCTGCGGCGGCGAACACCGACGCCCCGCAGGCCGTTACCCCGGTCGAGCAGCCGCAGGACCAGCCCGCCCAGGGCGAGTAGGGCCTGTACTGCATGACCGTCCAGGCGCCGGCGCCCTAAGACCCCACCCCGCTTTCCGCCACGCCCGTCCCCCCGTCGGACGGTGCTCGGAGGCGGGGTGGCGTCGTCTGCGCCCGATACGGGCCGACAGAGGGCGCCGGACATGCCTGGCACACAGATGTCGGCTACTCTGTAAAACCGATCATTAGCTTGAGGCCCGCGCCGCGGTCTACGCGGCGTGTTCCACGCAGTTGTTCCACGCAGTGCCGTGGTCGTCGGCGCGGGTCCAATAAACGTTTTGAGAAACGAGGAGGATCGCCCCACTATGGCGAACTACACCGCTGCAGACGTCAAGAAGCTCCGCGAGACCACCGGCTCCGGCATGCTCGACTGCAAGAAGGCCCTGGAAGAGACCAACGGCGACTTCGAAAAGGCCGTTGAGGTCCTGCGCATCAAGGGCGCGAAGGACGTGGGCAAGCGCCGCGCCGAGCGCAACGCTCTCGAGGGCCTCGTGGCTGTCTCCGGCAACACCATCGTGGAGATCAACTCCGAGACCGACTTCGTGGCTAAGAACCAGGAGTTCAAGGACATCGCCGACAAGATCGCCGCGGCCGCCGCGGCAGCGAAGGCGAACTCCCCGGAGGAGCTCGCCAACGCCGACGTCGACGGCGAGCCCGCGCACGAGGTGCTTGAGCGCCTGTCCGCCAAGATCGGCGAGAAGCTCGAGCTGCGCCGCGCCGCCACCGTTGAGGGTGAGAACCTGGCCAGCTACCTGCACCAGCGCTCCGCCGACCTGCCGCCGGCCGTCGGCGTGCTCGTCGCCTACAGCGGCGATAACGCCGAGGCCGCCCACCAGGTTGCCCTGCAGATCGCAGCCATGAAGGCCCGCTTCCTCAACCAGGATGACATCCCCGCCGAGGTCATCGAGAAGGAGCGCGCCGTCCAGGAGGAGATCACCCGCAACGAGGGCAAGCCCGAGGCCGCCATCTCCAAGATCGTCGAGGGCCGCATGGGCGGATTCTTCAAGGACGTCGTCCTGCTGGACCAGCCGTCGTTGGCCGACTCCAAGAAGACCGTGAAGCAGTTCGCCGACGAGAGCGGCATCGAGATCACCGATTTCGTCCGCTTCGAGGTCGGCCAGGCTTAACGCTCAGCCGCGCCCGAGTGTGCGCCCCGCCGGTTCGCCGGCGGGGCGTTTGCCGTTCACGGGGCAGAAAAGGCGCCGCGCCCGGCCCATGATGGGGTGGCGTGGGTGCGCCCCGCTATGATCGTCGATGGCACATTCAGGGCAACCGACCACGTTTAAGGAGCCAGCCAGGTGACGGAAACACCCCAGGAACACAGCGGATACAAGCGAGTGATGCTCAAACTCGGAGGCGAGATGTTCGGAGCCGGCAAAGTCGGCATCGACCCCGACGTCGTCGAGAGCGTGGCCGCACAGATCGCCGAGGTGGCGCAGGGGGGAACCGAGGTGGCGGTGGTCATCGGCGGTGGCAACTTCTTCCGCGGCGCTCAGCTGCAGCAGCGCGGCATGGACCGGGCGCGCTCGGACTACATGGGGATGCTCGGCACGGTGATGAACTGCCTCGCCCTGCAGGACTTCCTCGAGCAGAAGGGCGTGGACTGCCGCGTGCAGACGGCCATCAACATGGCCCAGATCGCCGAGCCCTACCTGCCGCTGCGCGCGGCTCGCCACCTGGAAAAGGGCCGCGTTGTCATCTTCGGCGCCGGCATGGGCATGCCGTACTTCTCCACGGACACGACTGCCGCTCAGCGCGCTCTCGAGATCGGCTGCGAGGTCCTGCTCATGGCGAAGGCCGTCGACGGCGTCTACGACGACGACCCGCGCGAGAACCCGGATGCGCACCTGTACACCGAGGTCACCCCGCGCGAGGTGATTGAAAAGGGGCTGAAGGTCGCCGACGCCACCGCCTTTTCCCTGTGCATGGATAACGCTATGCCCATCCTTGTGTTCAACCTGCTCAAGGAGGGCAACATCGCCCGTGCTGTCGCCGGGGA encodes:
- a CDS encoding M23 family metallopeptidase codes for the protein MSAVVLFATAPVAAAWIDPSRGTPAAARVTRSAQIPEKNWLPGHRGVDLALSPGEPVRAAGAGTVAYVGVVVGVPTVSIDHPEGIRTTYQPVHARVRVGDTVDEGQVIGTLAASHAHEGLHWGALTGPDTYINPLSLLSAPTIRLKPVPAP
- the rpsB gene encoding 30S ribosomal protein S2, encoding MAVVTMRELLDAGVHFGHQTRRWNPKMRRFIFTDRNGIYIIDLQQTLTYIDEAFEFVKETVAHGGTLLFVGTKKQAQEPIQEEAERVGMPYVTHRWLGGMLTNFQTVSKRIARMKELQAMDAAEDGYAGRGKKEVLMLTRERIKLERVLGGIADMSKVPSALWIVDTNKEHIAVSEAQKLRIPVVAVLDTNCDPDVVDFPIPGNDDAIRAVKLLTRIVGEAVVAGKQQREERQLAAAREAAGDTEDKRDADAVQASQATAEAAAANTDAPQAVTPVEQPQDQPAQGE
- the tsf gene encoding translation elongation factor Ts, translated to MANYTAADVKKLRETTGSGMLDCKKALEETNGDFEKAVEVLRIKGAKDVGKRRAERNALEGLVAVSGNTIVEINSETDFVAKNQEFKDIADKIAAAAAAAKANSPEELANADVDGEPAHEVLERLSAKIGEKLELRRAATVEGENLASYLHQRSADLPPAVGVLVAYSGDNAEAAHQVALQIAAMKARFLNQDDIPAEVIEKERAVQEEITRNEGKPEAAISKIVEGRMGGFFKDVVLLDQPSLADSKKTVKQFADESGIEITDFVRFEVGQA
- the pyrH gene encoding UMP kinase yields the protein MLKLGGEMFGAGKVGIDPDVVESVAAQIAEVAQGGTEVAVVIGGGNFFRGAQLQQRGMDRARSDYMGMLGTVMNCLALQDFLEQKGVDCRVQTAINMAQIAEPYLPLRAARHLEKGRVVIFGAGMGMPYFSTDTTAAQRALEIGCEVLLMAKAVDGVYDDDPRENPDAHLYTEVTPREVIEKGLKVADATAFSLCMDNAMPILVFNLLKEGNIARAVAGERIGTLVR